In Arthrobacter ramosus, one DNA window encodes the following:
- a CDS encoding FliH/SctL family protein, with protein sequence MSTEAELQRVVFPDIQPAARSRKEDRGYTQGHASGYAAGIQAAAAEQRRLREQFHAEHRAMLDAGRLAVAQAVRVLEAAAAASQQRRGAVLEEAQDVLAASAMELAEALLGYELNDGGNTARAALARALATVSDVQTVTTVRLHPADLAALDAVDVGSVAGVELKADAALNPGDAIAEYPQGWLDARLSTAVDRAKAALLGNDA encoded by the coding sequence AGGCTGAACTCCAGCGGGTGGTCTTTCCGGACATCCAGCCGGCCGCGCGATCGCGCAAGGAGGACCGGGGCTACACCCAAGGACACGCGTCAGGTTACGCAGCCGGGATCCAGGCTGCAGCTGCGGAACAGCGCCGTCTGCGCGAACAGTTTCACGCCGAACACCGCGCAATGCTCGACGCCGGACGCCTGGCTGTGGCGCAAGCCGTCCGCGTGCTCGAAGCTGCCGCCGCCGCGTCCCAGCAGCGCCGCGGCGCTGTGTTGGAGGAAGCGCAGGACGTCTTGGCAGCCAGCGCGATGGAGCTTGCCGAAGCCCTCCTGGGCTACGAACTCAACGACGGCGGGAACACCGCCCGCGCCGCGTTGGCCCGAGCCCTGGCAACGGTCTCCGACGTGCAAACGGTAACCACTGTCCGCCTCCACCCGGCGGACCTTGCCGCGCTGGACGCCGTCGACGTCGGGAGCGTGGCCGGCGTTGAACTCAAGGCCGATGCCGCACTGAACCCCGGCGATGCGATCGCGGAATATCCGCAGGGTTGGCTCGACGCCCGGCTCAGCACCGCTGTGGACAGGGCCAAGGCAGCCCTGCTGGGGAACGACGCATGA